The nucleotide sequence GGAAGGTGACCACCGCACCCATGTGCATGGGCGTCGTTTCGCTTTCCAGGCAAAGGAAAGCGACATCGAGTGCGCTCAGCTGGGGGCCTGACATAGTGACCTTTCTCGGAACCGGGGGCGATGGCACAACTGCACCAGCCTGACATGACGAGCGGGTGGTCGTCATGTTTCAGTGGCGCTAACTACTGCTGGTTTCACTCGAACGATGGGATCACGCTCGGACATGGACCACGGCTGTGCGGCAGATGGTGGACAAGTGCGTCCCGGGTAACTCGTTGGCGGATCATCCGAGGAAACCGGCAGACTGAACCACCATGACCGACGAACCGAAGCGCCCCGAACCGCCGCTCACCGGCGACGAGCGCACGCAGCTGAACGGCTTTCTCGACTTCCTTCGCGCCACCGTCGTGTGGAAATGCTCCGGCCTCACCGACGAGCAGGCCCGCCGTCCGCTCGTCCCCAGCGAACTGACCACCGTCGCCGGTCTGCTCGGGCATCTGACCCTCGTCGAGCAGTACTGGTTCAACGTGGTGCTCAACGGGCAGGAGGACGTCTGGAAGGAGGCACTGGAGACCGATCCGGACGCCGAGTTCCGGGTCGCCATGCAGACCCCGATCGAGCAGCTGATCGCCGCCTACGAGGCCGAGTGCGAGCGGAGCCGCAAGATCGTCGCCGCGATGGGGCTCGACGACGAGGTCCCCTTCCGCGGCGATCGCAAGGTCAACGTCCGGTTCGTGGTCGCGCACATGATCGAGGAGACCGGCAGGCACGCCGGCCACCTCGACCTGTTGCGCGAACTGACGGACGGTCTCACCGGGGAGTGACGCGGCGAGGGGGCAACGGGAAGAACCCGCTGGTCCGCTCGACGTACGTCGCGTATCCCGGCCGGGAACGCCGTAAACCCTTCTCCAGCAGAGGTTTTCCGGTTCCCCTGGCCAGCGTGTACGTCATCGCGATCGGCGACAGGATCGTCGCCGCCCCCACCCAGCTCGCACACGCCAGCAGGTACAGGCCCCACCACACGCACGCGTCGCCGAAGTAGTTCGGATGCCGGGTGTAACGCCACAGGCCGCTGTCGAGGACCTTCCCCTTGTTGTCCGGGCCGGCCTTGAAGCGCCGCAGCTGCTCGTCGCCGATCGTCTCGAATCCGAAGCCGATCAGCCACAGGGCGACGCCGAGCCACGCAGTCACCCCGAAGGTGTCGCCGTACATCGCGAACTGGACCGGCAGCGAGACGAACCAGAGCACCACCGCCTGGACCAGGTACACGCGGACGAAGAGCTTGAGCGCCGGATTCTCCCCGGCGCTCTCCGCCATCCGCACGTAGCGCGGGTCTTCGGGCAGCTTGTGGTTGCGCAGGTGCAGGTGGACGCCGAGGCGCACACCCCAGATCGTGGTCAGCAGCGCGGTGACGAGGCGCAGCGCCACCGACCCGTCCCCGAGCGGCGCCGCCACCAGCGCGACGATCGCGAAGCCCGGCCCCCAGAATGTGTCGACGGTGTCATACCGCTTGCGCCACCGCGCGATGCCGAAGGTGACGACGAAGGCCAGCAGCGTCGCGCCCGCCGTGATCGCGAGGGTCCCGCCGAGCGGCATCAGGACCACTCCCGGGTGGCGGGCAGCGCGCTCAAGCCCTCGTCGGAGGTGCGGACCGCCAGGATCTGGTCCACGCCCATCCGGTTCTCCTCGAACGCCAGCGCCCCGCCGACCAGGTACAGCCGCCAGACCCGCGCACCGGATTCACCGATCAGCGCGACGACGTCGTCCCAGTTGCTCTCGAGCGTCTTCTCCCAGGCCCGGACCGTACGCACGTAGTGCTCGCGCAGCGCGTGGACGTCGCGGATCTCGAACCCGGCGGTCTCCAGATGCCCGAGCGTGCGGCTCAGCGGCCGCATCGTCATGTCGGGGGCGATGTAGCGCTCGATGAACGCGCCGCCGCCGGGGGCCACCGCGCCGCGGGACATCTGCTGCAGGACCAGCCGTCCGGTGGGCTTGAGCATCCGGTACAGCGTCCGCGTGTACTCGGGGTAGTTCTCTTCGCCGACGTGTTCACCCATCTCGATGGACGCGACCGCGTCGAACGGCTCGCCTGCCAGCTCGCGATAGTCCTGCCGCCGGACCTCGACCCGATCCTCCAGATCGTGCTGGACGAGGCGGCCGCGGACGTGCTGCAGCTGTTCCGCCGACAGGGTGATCCCGACGGCCTGGACCCCGTGGTGTTTCGCCGCGTGGACCAGGAGCGAGCCCCAGCCGCAGCCGACGTCGAGGAGCCGCATCCCCGGGCGCAGGCCGAGCTTGCGGCAGATCAGTTCGAGCTTGTCCCACTGGGCCTGTTCGAGGTCGTACCCCTCCTCCTCGGACGTCCAGTACGCCGAGGAGTAGGCCATCGATTCGTCCATCAACAGCTGGTAGAAGGCGTTGCCGAGGTCGTAGTGGTGCGCGATGGCCGACTTGTCGCGAAGCAGCGTGTGCAGCTTCCCGGACAGCCGGGCCTCCTCGGCGGGCGGTGCGGGCGGCGGCCCGACGACGCCGAGTCCCACCGCGAGCCGGAGCGCCTCGGCCCATTCGCGCGGGCCCAGCTTCGCACCGCGCACGGCACCCGAACGGGTCAGCGCCCAGATCCGGCGGAATCCGTCGGCGAGGTCGCCATCGACATCGAGATCACCTGAGACGTACGCCCGGGCCAGGCCCAATTCGCCGGGCGCGTAGAGGAGACGGCGCAGGGCTCGGCGGTTGCGGAGTACCACGGTCGGGGCATCCGGCGGACCGGCGCGTACGCCGTCCCAGGTACGCAGGCCGACCGGAAGAGAGCCGCCGAGGAGCCGCTCGACGAACGGGACTAGGCGCGACACGGGACTGTTCGGCATAGTCGTGATTCGCTCCTGGACCGGAAAGGGATGGGTCGGATGCCGAGCCGGTTCACGAGATCCAATCCTCGTCCGAGCCGGCTCCGAATGCTTCACGTGCACACCAAGGGTCAACGCATCGGAGTCATCGGCAGCGGCGTAGCCGGCCTCACGGCCGCGTACCTGCTGCAACGCCGCCACGAGGTACTGCTGTTCGAAGCCGACGACAGGCTGGGCGGGCACGCGCACACCCACGACGTCCCGAGCGCGCACGGTGGCACCGTCGGCGTCGACTCCGGGTTCATCGTGCACAACGAACGTACCTATCCGAATCTGCTGCGCCTGTTCGCCGAACTGGGCGTCGGCACCCGGGACACCGAGATGTCGATGAGCATCCGCTGCGACGGCTGCGGTCTCGAGTACGCCGGCGCCAAGGGACTGAAGGGCTTGTTCGCCCAGCCGCGCAACGTCGCACGCGGCAGCTATCTGCGGATGCTCGCCGAAGTCAAACGCTTCCACCGGCACGCGAAGCGCGTCCTCGAAGCGCCCGAGGCCGGGGACGTCACCCTCGGCGCTTTCCTCGCCATCGGCGGGTACACGAAGTACTTCGTCGACCACTTCATGCTCCCGGTCGTCTCGACCGTCTGGTCCGCCGACCGCACCGACACCCTGAAGTACCCCGCGCGGTACCTGTTCGAGTTCCTGCGCAACCACGGCATGCTGTCGATCGGCGGGTCCCCGAAGTGGCGCACCGTCGCCGGCGGCTCCCGCGAGTACGTCGAGCGCACCGCCAAACAACTGACCGCCGTGCACCTGTCGACCCCGGTCCGCTCGGTCAAACGCACCGCGCGGGGGATCGAGGTCCGCGACGACGCCGACACCCGGCATCGGCTCGACAAGGTCGTTCTGGCCACGCACGCGGACCAGGCGCTGAAGCTGCTCGCTTCGCCGACCGAGGCCGAGCGCGAGGTGCTCGGCGCGTTCCAGTACTCCAGCAACGAGGCGTGGCTGCACACCGACACCAGGGTGCTCCCGGCGGCGGACTCGGCGCGGGCGGGCTGGAACTACGCCACCCCGTTCTGCGGTGCGGGCCAAGGCGCGGTCCAGGTGTCCTACGACATGAACCGCCTGATGCGGCTCGACGAACCGACCGGCTACGTAGTCACGCTCAACCCCGGCACTGGGCCCGAAGCCGGTTCGGTGCTGGCCAAGATGACCTACGAACACCCCGTCCACACCCCGGAATCCGTGGCCGCCCAGCGGCGCCTGCCCGAGCTGAACGAAGACAAGGTCGCCTTCGCGGGCGCGTACCACGGCTGGGGATTCCACGAGGACGGCTGCGCGTCCGGTGTCCGCGCGGCGGAGAGCTTCGGGGTGCGCTGGTGACCGTCATGGCCGTGCTCTACGACTCCACGGTGGCGCATGTCCGGCGCACCGATCCGCCGATCTCGTTCGCCCACCGGATCTACCTGTGGTTCGTCGACCTCGACGTGCCGCCGAAGCTGCCGTGGTGGCTGCGGCCCTTCGCCCGTTTCGACCCGCGAGATCACTTCGCGCCCGAGGACACCTCCAGCATCAGGTCCAAATTGGACCACTGGCTCGCCGCGCGCGGCGTCGACCTCCGCGGCGGCCGGGTGCTGATGCTGGCCGGCGCGCGGATGCTCGGCCACAACTTCAACCCGATCACCCTGTACTGGTGCCACCGGCCGGACGGGGGACTCGAATGCGTCGTCGCCGAGGTCCACAACACCTACGGCGGCAGGCACGCGTACCTCCTGCGGCCCGACGCGGACGGGAACGCCTTCGCGGACAAGGAGTTCTACGTCTCGCCGTTCCAGCCGATGGACGGCGAGTACCGGATGGAGGTGCCAAGGCCGGGGTCGCTGCTCTCGGTCAAGATAGCCCTCCGTCGTGACGGGCGGACGCCGCTGACCGCGTCGCTGCGCGGCGTGCGGCGGCCCGCCACCGCCAAGTGGCTGACGCACATGCTGGTGACCCGTCCGCTCATGCCGCATCGGGTCTCCGCGCTGATCCGGCGGCATGGGGTCAGACTGTGGTTGAAGAAGGCTCCGATCACCCGGCGGACGCCGCAGACGGCCGGAGGCACGCTTGATGGATGAATCGGCACGCCCGCGCCGGATGGCGCCCGTTCCCGGTGAAGGCGAATCGGCCGGTCCGACGGCCGAGGAGCTGCTCGTCCGGGTCGCGAAGGGCGACGAGCGCGCCTTCGACGGGTTGTACGACCAACTCGCCGGTCCGGTCCTCGGCCTCGTGCGCCGGATCCTCCGTGACGCCGCGCAGTCCGAAGAGGTCACCCAGGAGGTCATGGTGGAGCTGTGGCGCACGGCCACGCGCTACTCCCCGGAGCGGGGGAGCGCGCTGAACTGGGCCATGACGCTCGCGCACCGCCGTGCCGTCGACCGCGTCCGCTCGGCGCGCGCCAGTTCGGACCGCGAGGTCAAGGCGACCTTCGAAGCCGCCCGTGCCCGGCCCTTCGACGAGGTGGCCGAGGCGGTCGCGGCCCGCTGGGAACAGTCGCAGGTACGCCGCTGTCTCACGAGCTTGACCGAGTTGCAACGGGAATCCGTGCTGCTCGCCTATTACCAGGGTTATACCTATCGCGAGGTCTCAGAGGTGCTGCAGACCCCGCACGGAACCATCAAGACCCGGCTCCGGGACGGCCTGATCAGGCTCCGGGACTGTTTGGGGGTGACGGCATGACCATGCCCGAGATGCACACGCTCACCGGCGCCTACGCCGTCGACGCGCTGTCCGAAGTGGAGCGTGCCCAGTTCCAGCGGCACCTCGCCGAATGCGCGTCGTGCGCGCAAGAGGTCCTCGAACTGCGGATGACCGCGACCCGGCTCGGTGCCGCGCTGGCCGAAGACCCGCCGCCCGAGCTCAAACGCCGCGTGCTCGCCGAGGCGATGGCGACCAGGCAGCAGCCGCCGGAGACGCGGTTCGGCGCCGGGGAGCGCGTCAAGGACCGGCGTCGCGCCCCGCGCTGGGCGATCGCCGCGGTCGCGGCGGCGGTCGTCGGGCTGGCGGGCACCGCCGTGTTCGGCGGGATCGCCTACGACAACCACTCGCAGCTGACCGCCGCGCGGGAGCGGGCGGCGGAGTACGCGGACCGGTACGCCCCGGTCGCCGACGTCCTTTCGGCCGCCGACCTCCGGACCGGGCACGCCGAGACCTCGGCGGGCGGTGGCGGGACCGTGATGATGTCGCGCTCGAAGGACCGGCTGGTGTTCATGGCGGCGCAACTGCCGGCGAACGAACCGGGCCGGATCTACCAGGCCTGGCTGATGTACCCGGGCACCGCGCCCAAACCCGCCGGGCTCATTTCCGGTGGTCAGGACGGTGCGCTGCTGGTCGCCGACGGTCTCGGCGGGGCCGAGAAGTTCGCGCTCAGCGTCGAACAGGCGGGCGGATCACCGACGGGATCGCCGTCGAAGGACGTCGTCATGGTCATGTCCATGCCCACCTGATCTCCGCCTTTACCAGGCCGCCGTTCGCCGCCGCGAGCGGGTCTCGCTCTTGCGCCCGCGAACATGTTGTGGCAAAACACCTTTGCGACACACGGCGTGGCTACTGGATTCGAGCCAGCCTGGTGCATACCGTCCTGCTTCAACGTCGGCAGTTGACATAACTCTCAATCTGAACTTCAGCTCGAGGGTTCGGTCCAGGCTCAGCGACCGGCGGGCAGCACGAGCACACACGATCAGGAAGGCGGCTCCGATGACGCCCCCGCACAACTACCTTGCGGTGATCAAGGTCGTCGGTATCGGCGGCGGCGGAGTGAACGCCGTGAACCGCATGATCGAGGTCGGCCTCAAGGGTGTCGAGTTCATCGCGGTGAACACCGACGCGCAGGCACTGCTCATGTCCGACGCCGACGTCAAGCTCGACATCGGCCGGGAACTGACCCGCGGCCTCGGTGCCGGCGCCGCCCCCGAGGTGGGGCAGAAGGCCGCCGAGGACCACCGCGAAGAGATCGAAGAGGTCATCAAGGGCGCCGACATGGTGTTCGTGACCGCGGGTGAGGGCGGTGGCACCGGCACCGGTGGCGCGCCGGTCGTCGCCCAGATCGCCCGCAAGCTCGGCGCGCTGACCATCGGCGTCGTCACCCGCCCCTTCACCTTCGAGGGCAAGCGCCGCAGCAAGCAGGCCGAAGAGGGCATCCAGCAGCTGCGCAACGAATGCGACACCCTCATCGTCATCCCGAACGACCGGCTGCTGCAGCTGGGCGACATCGGTGTCTCGCTGATGGACGCCTTCCGCTCGGCGGACGAGGTCCTGCTCTCAGGTGTCCAGGGCATCACCGACCTGATCACCACGCCGGGTCTGATCAACCTGGACTTCGCCGACGTCAAGAGCGTCATGTCCGGCGCGGGCTCCGCGCTGATGGGCATCGGCTCGGCGCGCGGCGAGGGCCGGGCGATCCAGGCGGCGGAGAAGGCGATCAACTCGCCGCTGCTGGAAGCGTCGATGGACGGAGCGCACGGCGCGCTGCTGTCGATCGCGGGCGGGTCGGACCTCGGCCTGTTCGAGATCAACGAGGCCGCGTCGCTGGTGCAGGAATCCGCGCATCCCGACGCCAACATCATCTTCGGGACGATCATCGACGACTCGCTCGGCGACGAGGTCCGGGTCACCGTGATCGCGGCCGGTTTCGACGCCGGCACCCCGACCCACAAGAAGCTCGACCCGCCGGCGTTCGGCTCCCGGTCGAACTCGACCGCGTCCGCACAGGCCGGTCAGGTCAACGGTGGCGGGGCGACTCCGGTGCAGAGCCCGCCTTCGGGTGCCACGCCGGTGCCGTCGACCGGTTCGAACGGCTACCCGGTCGCGCCGCCGCGCACGCACACGCCGATGCCGTCCTCCCGAAGCGAGGGCAACGGTTCGATGACCGGCGGGCTCCCGCAGCCCGGCGGCGGTTCGCGCGGCTACTCGCCGATCGGGTCGAACTCGAACCACGGCAGCCTGCCCGGTCGCGCCACGCCGGTGCACGACGACCCGTCGGACGACGAGGTCGACGTTCCCCCGTTCATGCGGCGGTAGTTCTCGCCAGTACGTTCCGTGAAGGCCTCCTTGACCACTGTCGAGGGGGCCTTCACTCAGGTCTAGGAGGAAACGCGTGCGGGTACGGCGGATTGTCACGACCAGAGCGGGCGGGGCTTCCCGGCCGCCTTACGACACCTTCAACCTCGGTGATCACGTCGGTGACGACGCGGGCGACGTCTACGCCAACCGCAAGCGCCTCGCCGCCGAACTCGGCCTCGCCGAGGACAGGCTGGCGTGGATGGAGCAGGTCCACGGCCGGACCGCCACCGTCGTCGACGGTTCGGAGACCTCCGCCGCCGAAGCGACCGACGCGCTCGTGACCGCCGAACCCGGCCTTGCGCTCGTGGTGCTCGTCGCCGACTGCGTACCGCTTCTGCTGGCCGACGCCGAAGCCGGTGTCGTCGCCGCCGTCCACGCGGGCCGCGTCGGCGCCAGGGTCGGTGTCGTCCCCGCCGCGATCGAGGCGATGCGTTCGGTCGGCGCCGAGCCGGCCCGCACCGAAGCGCTGCTCGGCCCCGCGATCTGCGGCGACTGCTACGAAGTCCCCGCCGAAATGGCCGCCGACGTCGAGAAACACGTGCCGGGCAGCGCCTGCAAAACCCGCAAGGGCACGCCGGGGCTCGACCTGCGCGCCGGGCTCTGGCGGCAGCTGGCCGACCTCGGCGTCGGCAAGATCGGCGTCGATCCGCGCTGTACCAACGAAGACAAAACGCTCTTCAGCTTCCGCCGAGACGGCACCACCGGCCGGATCGCGGGCATCACGTGGCTGGACGCGTCGTGAGCGACACCCGGCGGGACGAACTCGCCGCCTCCCTCGCCGAAGTGGAAGAGCGGATCGCCGCCGCGTGCAAGGCCGCCGGCCGCGCCCGCGACGAGGTCAAGTTACTCGCGGTCACCAAGACCTTCCCGGCTCTCGACGCCGCGCTGCTCGCCGACCTCGGCGCGCTCGACCTCGCCGAGAACCGTGATCAGGAAGCCGGCGCGAAAGCCGAAGAGGTCGCCGGTCTCCGCCCGGACGCCCGGATCCGCTGGCATATGGTCGGCAGCCTGCAGCGGAACAAGGCCAAATCGGTCGTGCGCTGGGCGGACGAGGTCCAGTCCGTCGACTCCGAGCGCCTCGCCGACGCACTCGCGAAGGCGACCAAGTCGGCGCTGGATTCCGGGCAACGCGATCACCCGCTGGACGTCCTCATTCAAGTAAGTCTCGATGACGATCCGAAGCGCGGGGGCATTCGGTTGAGCGAAGTGAGCCATTTGGCGGAGCGGATAGCCCATGTGGGTGATATTCGCCTCCGAGGGCTTATGGCGGTGGCGCCGCTGGGTACTGATCCCGCGGAGGCGTTCGGGAAACTCGCTCGTGCGTCGGAGCGTCTACGGGAAGAACACCCAAATGCCCGTGAGATCTCCGCCGGAATGAGCAATGATCTCGAGCAGGCGATCACGCACGGCTCGACCTGTGTGCGTGTCGGAACCGCGTTGCTCGGTGGGCGCGGTTTAGCCTCGCCCTAGGGAATACCGTCTCGTCGTTACGGGGAGTGGCGGCGAGGGCGGGGGAGTACGGTGCGGGACGCGGCTAAGGCTAGGGAGAGGCATGAGCGCGCTGCAGAAGCTGAAGGCCTACTTCGGGATGGTGCCCGCGGACGAAGACGGCTATGACGTCGAGGATGACTACCGCCGAGGCTATGCCTCAAAGGAATATGTCGACGACGAGTACGACTACGACGATGAGCCACCGGCCCGGTCACGGGGTGGACGTTACCGGGACGTCGATGACACGTATGACGAGCCCGCGCCGCGGCCTCGGTCACGCTCCGTGGCCAGCCCGGAGCCTGCCGTCCACGGAGCACTGGCGATCGACCGTCAGCCGGAGCCGGTCGCGCGGCTGCGGCCGGTCACCGAGCCGGTGCGTCCGCCGGTGCGTGACCCGTTGAGCCGGATCACGACGCTCCACCCGACGAGCTACGCGGAAGCGCGGGCGATCGGGGAGCACTACCGGGAGGGCATCCCGGTGATCATGAACCTCACGGAGATGGAGAACGCGGACGCGAAGCGTCTCGTCGACTTCGCCGCGGGGCTCGCTTTCGCGTTGCGCGGATCGATGGACAAGGTCACCAACAAGGTGTTCCTTCTCTCACCGCCCGATGTGGATGTCACCGCGGAAGACCGCCGACGGATTGCCGAAGGCGGATTGTTCCTGCGCGGCTGATCACCCGGTGACCGTTGAGCGCAGCCGGATGTGATTTTGTCGACTCATCGCCATCCGCGGCCCGTCAACTGCGTCTTTTGACGTGAGGCATGGCAGAGTGGTTACGTGAATGCTGTGTTGCTGGTCGTCTGGTACGTGCTGTTCGCCTTCTGGCTCCTGCTGACGGCACGGATTGTCGTCGAGCTCGTGCGTGCTTTCGCTCGCGAGTGGCGTCCTGCCGGAGGGGTTGCGGTAACGCTCGAGACCATCTACACAGTGACCGACCCACCGGTTCGTCTGTTCAGACGAATCATCCCGACCGTACGAATCGGCGGCGTCGGACTGGACTTATCGATTATGGTGCTGCTGTTGGTTGTGTTCTTCGCGATGCAGCTGGCAACGCCAGGGTGATTTTCGGGGAAGCCCCGGTGGACCTGCAGGCCATGGAGTGCGTGAGGTGATCTGATGTCGTTGACCCCCGCTGACGTGCATAACGTCGCGTTCAGCAAGCCGCCCATTGGCAAAAGGGGCTACAACGAGGACGAGGTGGACGCGTTCCTCGACCTGGTGGAGACCGAGCTTGCCCGGTTGATCGAGGACAACAACGAGCTGCGGCAGCAGGTCGAACAGCTCGACAACGAGCTCGAGACCACCCGTGGTGAGCTCGAGAACGCCAAGGCCGGCGCCGTCGGCCCACCGCCGCAGGTACGCGACGAGCCGTCGCGCCGCCTGGCGCCGGTGCCGCCGCCGCAGTCGGCGATGGAGCAGACCCAGGCCCACTCGATGGTGCCGGACAACGGGGAGCCCAACGTCCAGGCCGCGAAGGTGCTCGGGCTGGCGCAGGAAATGGCCGACCGGCTCACCGCCGAGGCCAAGACCGAGTCGGACGGCATGCTGGCGGAGGCCCGGACCAAGTCCGAGCAGCTGTTGTCGGACGCGCGGTCCAAGTCGGACTCGATGGTGAACGAGGCGCGCACGCGCGCCGAGACGATGCTGAACGACGCGCGAACCCGTGCCGAGACCTTGGAGCGCCAGGCGCGCGACAAGGCGACGACCATGGAGCGCGAGGCTCAGCGCAAGTACACCGAGACCATGAACAACATGAACGCGGAGAAGGGCTCGCTGGGCAAGAAGATCGAGGAGCTGCGCACGATCGAGCGGGAGTACCGCACGAGGCTGCGCGGGTTCCTCGAGTCCCAGTTGCGTGAGCTCGACGACCGTGGTTCGGCCGCTCCCGCGTCGGCGTCTTCGTCGAACTCGGGGCAGTCCTCGTCCTCCGGTGGCGGACAGGGCTACTCGTTCGGCCCTCGGGCCGAAGCGGGCTGATCCCGGCCCCGCCTGATTTCTACCCAGTGGAACGGCCTCGGCACTCTCCGGAGGGTCGGGGCCGTTTCGCTTGGCCCTCGTGTTGTAATTCACCGTGCTCTACATCGTCCTGGTACTGGTACTGGCGGCTCTGGGGCTGCTCGTCGCGGCGCTCATCACCGCGAACTCCCTGTGGGCTTGGATCTCCATCGGTGTCTCCGTCGTCGCGGGGTTGCTGCTCCTCTTCGACCTGCTGCGGCGCCGGAAGAAGCGCGCTCCCGTCGAGGAAGAGGCGGAGGACCCGGGCGAAGACGCCTCCGAAGACGCCGAGGCCGCCGAGCCCGCCGAGGGCGAGGAAAAGAAACCCGAGGACGTCGAGCAGACCGTCTTGATGCCGGCAGCCGGTGAGCTGGGCGACGAGGAAGAGGTTCCGGACCCTCAGCGCACCGGCGACCCCGGCGAAGAGAAGAGCGACCCCGAGGATGTGGCGGTCGTCTCCGAACTCGAGACCGAGGTCGTGGTCGTCGACGAGTACCCGCGTTATCACGTGACTTCGTGCGAATGGCTCGAAACCCGGGACACGATCCCGCTCGGCATCGGCGAGGCACGGCAGCTCGGCTTCACGCCGTGCGCGCTGTGCACGCCCGACGCCGAGATCGCCGGACAGCACCGCCAGAAGGCTTAGAGCTTCTGGGCCGCTTCGCCGACCGCCACGACGTCGGCGGCGATCGTGTCGAGCACCAGGCGCTGCTCCTCGTCCGCGTCGTGAGGCACCTGGATCTCCGCTGGCTCTACGGTCCCGAGCGTGCGCGCCGCCTCGTCGACGGCGTCCGCCGCTCCGGCCGAACCGGGCCGCAGCAAGAGCGACGACGCCGTGACGGACAGGCCGCGCAAGGCTTCGGCCGCGTTCTCCAGCGCGTCCCGCTGCCCGGGTGCGGGTTCCTTGGTGCCCGGCTCCGCGGTTCGCAGGCCGTGATGCGCGACCGCGGCGGCACGGAACTCACGGCCGAGCGTCCGCGGGTCGACGTTCTCGCCGCGCAGTTTCCGCGCCACCGAGCCGAGCAGCGCGCGGGTGGCGCCGACGGCGGTCTCGAACCGTTCCGCCGGGCCGGGTTTCGGCACGCCGGGGATCGCGGCGAAACCGAACAG is from Amycolatopsis lurida and encodes:
- a CDS encoding DUF1295 domain-containing protein, which translates into the protein MPLGGTLAITAGATLLAFVVTFGIARWRKRYDTVDTFWGPGFAIVALVAAPLGDGSVALRLVTALLTTIWGVRLGVHLHLRNHKLPEDPRYVRMAESAGENPALKLFVRVYLVQAVVLWFVSLPVQFAMYGDTFGVTAWLGVALWLIGFGFETIGDEQLRRFKAGPDNKGKVLDSGLWRYTRHPNYFGDACVWWGLYLLACASWVGAATILSPIAMTYTLARGTGKPLLEKGLRRSRPGYATYVERTSGFFPLPPRRVTPR
- the sigK gene encoding ECF RNA polymerase sigma factor SigK, encoding MDESARPRRMAPVPGEGESAGPTAEELLVRVAKGDERAFDGLYDQLAGPVLGLVRRILRDAAQSEEVTQEVMVELWRTATRYSPERGSALNWAMTLAHRRAVDRVRSARASSDREVKATFEAARARPFDEVAEAVAARWEQSQVRRCLTSLTELQRESVLLAYYQGYTYREVSEVLQTPHGTIKTRLRDGLIRLRDCLGVTA
- a CDS encoding YggS family pyridoxal phosphate-dependent enzyme, giving the protein MSDTRRDELAASLAEVEERIAAACKAAGRARDEVKLLAVTKTFPALDAALLADLGALDLAENRDQEAGAKAEEVAGLRPDARIRWHMVGSLQRNKAKSVVRWADEVQSVDSERLADALAKATKSALDSGQRDHPLDVLIQVSLDDDPKRGGIRLSEVSHLAERIAHVGDIRLRGLMAVAPLGTDPAEAFGKLARASERLREEHPNAREISAGMSNDLEQAITHGSTCVRVGTALLGGRGLASP
- a CDS encoding SAM-dependent methyltransferase → MPNSPVSRLVPFVERLLGGSLPVGLRTWDGVRAGPPDAPTVVLRNRRALRRLLYAPGELGLARAYVSGDLDVDGDLADGFRRIWALTRSGAVRGAKLGPREWAEALRLAVGLGVVGPPPAPPAEEARLSGKLHTLLRDKSAIAHHYDLGNAFYQLLMDESMAYSSAYWTSEEEGYDLEQAQWDKLELICRKLGLRPGMRLLDVGCGWGSLLVHAAKHHGVQAVGITLSAEQLQHVRGRLVQHDLEDRVEVRRQDYRELAGEPFDAVASIEMGEHVGEENYPEYTRTLYRMLKPTGRLVLQQMSRGAVAPGGGAFIERYIAPDMTMRPLSRTLGHLETAGFEIRDVHALREHYVRTVRAWEKTLESNWDDVVALIGESGARVWRLYLVGGALAFEENRMGVDQILAVRTSDEGLSALPATREWS
- a CDS encoding DinB family protein — encoded protein: MTDEPKRPEPPLTGDERTQLNGFLDFLRATVVWKCSGLTDEQARRPLVPSELTTVAGLLGHLTLVEQYWFNVVLNGQEDVWKEALETDPDAEFRVAMQTPIEQLIAAYEAECERSRKIVAAMGLDDEVPFRGDRKVNVRFVVAHMIEETGRHAGHLDLLRELTDGLTGE
- the ftsZ gene encoding cell division protein FtsZ; amino-acid sequence: MTPPHNYLAVIKVVGIGGGGVNAVNRMIEVGLKGVEFIAVNTDAQALLMSDADVKLDIGRELTRGLGAGAAPEVGQKAAEDHREEIEEVIKGADMVFVTAGEGGGTGTGGAPVVAQIARKLGALTIGVVTRPFTFEGKRRSKQAEEGIQQLRNECDTLIVIPNDRLLQLGDIGVSLMDAFRSADEVLLSGVQGITDLITTPGLINLDFADVKSVMSGAGSALMGIGSARGEGRAIQAAEKAINSPLLEASMDGAHGALLSIAGGSDLGLFEINEAASLVQESAHPDANIIFGTIIDDSLGDEVRVTVIAAGFDAGTPTHKKLDPPAFGSRSNSTASAQAGQVNGGGATPVQSPPSGATPVPSTGSNGYPVAPPRTHTPMPSSRSEGNGSMTGGLPQPGGGSRGYSPIGSNSNHGSLPGRATPVHDDPSDDEVDVPPFMRR
- a CDS encoding anti-sigma factor, with amino-acid sequence MTMPEMHTLTGAYAVDALSEVERAQFQRHLAECASCAQEVLELRMTATRLGAALAEDPPPELKRRVLAEAMATRQQPPETRFGAGERVKDRRRAPRWAIAAVAAAVVGLAGTAVFGGIAYDNHSQLTAARERAAEYADRYAPVADVLSAADLRTGHAETSAGGGGTVMMSRSKDRLVFMAAQLPANEPGRIYQAWLMYPGTAPKPAGLISGGQDGALLVADGLGGAEKFALSVEQAGGSPTGSPSKDVVMVMSMPT
- the pgeF gene encoding peptidoglycan editing factor PgeF gives rise to the protein MRVRRIVTTRAGGASRPPYDTFNLGDHVGDDAGDVYANRKRLAAELGLAEDRLAWMEQVHGRTATVVDGSETSAAEATDALVTAEPGLALVVLVADCVPLLLADAEAGVVAAVHAGRVGARVGVVPAAIEAMRSVGAEPARTEALLGPAICGDCYEVPAEMAADVEKHVPGSACKTRKGTPGLDLRAGLWRQLADLGVGKIGVDPRCTNEDKTLFSFRRDGTTGRIAGITWLDAS
- a CDS encoding DUF1365 domain-containing protein, whose protein sequence is MAVLYDSTVAHVRRTDPPISFAHRIYLWFVDLDVPPKLPWWLRPFARFDPRDHFAPEDTSSIRSKLDHWLAARGVDLRGGRVLMLAGARMLGHNFNPITLYWCHRPDGGLECVVAEVHNTYGGRHAYLLRPDADGNAFADKEFYVSPFQPMDGEYRMEVPRPGSLLSVKIALRRDGRTPLTASLRGVRRPATAKWLTHMLVTRPLMPHRVSALIRRHGVRLWLKKAPITRRTPQTAGGTLDG
- a CDS encoding NAD(P)/FAD-dependent oxidoreductase, whose translation is MLHVHTKGQRIGVIGSGVAGLTAAYLLQRRHEVLLFEADDRLGGHAHTHDVPSAHGGTVGVDSGFIVHNERTYPNLLRLFAELGVGTRDTEMSMSIRCDGCGLEYAGAKGLKGLFAQPRNVARGSYLRMLAEVKRFHRHAKRVLEAPEAGDVTLGAFLAIGGYTKYFVDHFMLPVVSTVWSADRTDTLKYPARYLFEFLRNHGMLSIGGSPKWRTVAGGSREYVERTAKQLTAVHLSTPVRSVKRTARGIEVRDDADTRHRLDKVVLATHADQALKLLASPTEAEREVLGAFQYSSNEAWLHTDTRVLPAADSARAGWNYATPFCGAGQGAVQVSYDMNRLMRLDEPTGYVVTLNPGTGPEAGSVLAKMTYEHPVHTPESVAAQRRLPELNEDKVAFAGAYHGWGFHEDGCASGVRAAESFGVRW